In the Juglans microcarpa x Juglans regia isolate MS1-56 chromosome 6D, Jm3101_v1.0, whole genome shotgun sequence genome, one interval contains:
- the LOC121235730 gene encoding probable serine/threonine-protein kinase WNK11 yields the protein MMPSVNPDASDKDSEPFVEINQTGRYGRYNELLGSGAVKKVYRAFDQEEAIEVAWNQVKLRNFINDPAMIDRLYSEVRLLKTLTNKNIIALHNVWRDEEKNTLNFITEVCTSGNLREYRKKHRHVSMKALKKWSKQILKGLDYLHTHEPCIIHRDLNCSNVFVNGNVGQVKIGDLGLAAIVGKSHMAHSVLGTPEFMAPELYEEDYTELVDIYSFGMCFLEMVTLEIPYSECDNVAKIYKKVSSGVRPQAMSEVKDPEVRAFIEKCLAQPRARPSAAELLKDPFFDELDDDENDEIMIVV from the exons ATG ATGCCTAGTGTGAACCCCGATGCATCTGATAAAGATTCCGAGCCTTTCGTCGAGATTAATCAAACGGGTCGGTACGGTCGCTACAACGAGCTGCTTGGGTCTGGGGCAGTGAAAAAAGTCTACCGCGCGTTTGATCAAGAAGAAGCAATAGAAGTAGCGTGGAACCAAGTCAAACTACGAAACTTCATCAACGATCCCGCCATGATCGACAGACTTTACTCCGAGGTCCGGTTGCTAAAAACCTTAACGAACAAGAACATCATTGCCTTGCACAATGTGTGGAGGGACGAGGAGAAAAACACGTTGAACTTTATCACCGAGGTGTGTACGAGTGGGAATCTGAGGGAGTATAGGAAGAAACATAGGCATGTTTCTATGAAGGCGTTGAAGAAGTGGTCCAAGCAGATTTTAAAGGGGTTGGACTACTTACATACCCACGAGCCTTGTATTATTCATAGAGATCTCAATTGCAGCAATGTTTTCGTCAATGGGAACGTTGGACAG gTAAAGATTGGCGATTTGGGTTTGGCAGCAATCGTGGGGAAGAGCCATATGGCACATTCAGTACTAGGGACGCCGGAATTCATGGCACCGGAGCTGTACGAGGAGGATTATACAGAATTGGTGGACATATACTCGTTTGGAATGTGCTTTCTAGAGATGGTGACTTTGGAAATTCCCTATAGTGAGTGTGACAATGTTGCTAAAATATACAAGAAAGTGTCGTCTGGGGTGAGACCTCAGGCCATGAGCGAAGTTAAGGATCCTGAGGTGAGGGCATTCATTGAGAAGTGCCTTGCACAACCGAGGGCAAGACCCTCTGCAGCCGAGCTCCTCAAGGATCCATTCTTTGATGaacttgatgatgatgaaaatgatgaaattatgaTCGTCGTTTAG
- the LOC121235728 gene encoding LOW QUALITY PROTEIN: FRIGIDA-like protein 1 (The sequence of the model RefSeq protein was modified relative to this genomic sequence to represent the inferred CDS: inserted 1 base in 1 codon), with amino-acid sequence MATLNAISAALKLIDVKKDDLKKAFDELQSHSSLLSSFSLSWSDLDAHFTSRQNSLVHRFHLLESVESREQNQPHATESTQPNPTTDPSSSQAQCARTTSEEPSSSSPPQTQMTQIRVDVDPDMGSDSLTPPRPELKALCEKMDGKELRKFISKRPKERGAIRAELPGAMRCAADPAAMVLGALYGFYSGNSVKLRFKEDVELGRLRWSCVLLLETLIGIKASVGVEVRERAKKLSLEWKAKEVEWKGKASPNEVQMFEVLALVHLVAAYGLRSEFNVDELVDYFVIIARFRQAVKLCQIIGLGHKVADIIHKLISXGKQNLAVKFIFEFELSEKFPPVPLLKAYLNDVKKLANKVSKEGNESRMALNEATAREVGAIKSVIKVIESHNLDSEYPRANLEKRIEVLEKLIANRKRPAQAHPMKPQQPQQQEPKKQKKHLQPKKEQQQQSQSKRPRTAALVDNAAVPLVVGGVSSTIHQYQQPHIRVTGLLPDCSAPYVSSSAAPYGMVGQTPTIAPYTGSPGRWYGFPGSPVGFTGNRSPAGSRLYSSEPYLTAGYYDRPTAYGGYDVPPESHPSYYPQ; translated from the exons ATGGCAACGCTTAATGCTATATCAGCGGCTCTGAAGCTCATAGACGTGAAGAAAGATGATCTGAAGAAGGCCTTCGATGAGCTCCAATCCCATTCCTCCCTCCtctcctccttctctctctcatggtCCGACCTCGACGCCCACTTCACCTCCCGCCAGAACTCCCTCGTTCACCGATTTCACCTCCTCGAGTCGGTGGAGTCTCGCGAACAAAATCAGCCCCATGCCACTGAGTCAACCCAGCCGAACCCCACAACAGACCCATCTTCCTCACAGGCTCAATGCGCCCGAACCACCTCGGAAGAACCTTCTTCTTCATCACCCCCGCAGACCCAGATGACCCAAATCAGGGTCGACGTAGACCCTGATATGGGCTCCGATTCGTTGACTCCGCCGAGGCCCGAGTTGAAGGCTTTGTGTGAGAAAATGGACGGGAAGGAGTTGAGGAAGTTCATAAGCAAGCGCCCAAAGGAGCGGGGTGCAATCCGAGCCGAGCTCCCCGGCGCAATGCGGTGTGCGGCAGACCCGGCGGCGATGGTCTTGGGCGCCTTGTATGGGTTTTATAGCGGGAATAGCGTGAAATTGAGGTTCAAAGAAGATGTGGAATTGGGTCGTTTGAGGTGGTCTTGTGTGCTACTGTTGGAAACACTAATTGGGATTAAGGCCAGTGTTGGGGTGGAAGTGAGGGAGAGAGCGAAGAAATTGTCTTTGGAGTGGAAAGCGAAGGAGGTGGAGTGGAAAGGGAAGGCAAGCCCCAATGAAGTGCAGATGTTTGAGGTGTTAGCCTTGGTGCATTTGGTGGCAGCGTACGGGTTGCGGTCTGAGTTCAATGTGGATGAGCTTGTGGATTACTTCGTTATCATTGCACGATTTCGGCAGGCTGTGAAGTTGTGCCAGATTATTGGTTTGGGGCATAAAGTTGCTG ATATCATTCATAAACTTATAA AGGGGAAGCAAAATCTGGctgtcaaatttatttttgaatttgagcTATCCGAGAAGTTTCCACCAGTCCCCCTCTTGAAAGCCTATCTGAACGATGTCAAGAAGCTTGCTAATAAAGTTTCGAAGGAAGGAAATGAATCGCGCATGGCACTG AATGAGGCCACAGCCAGAGAAGTCGGTGCAATTAAATCAGTTATTAAAGTTATTGAAAGCCACAATCTTGACTCTGAGTATCCACGGGCAAACCTTGAAAAGCGCATTGAGGTGCTGGAGAAGCTGATCGCAAATAGAAAACGACCTGCACAAGCTCATCCCATGAAGCCTCAGCAGCCGCAACAGCAGGAGCcaaagaagcagaagaagcaTCTGCAGCCAAAAAAGGAGCAGCAGCAGCAGAGTCAAAGCAAGCGTCCTCGAACGGCTGCTCTAGTTGATAATGCAGCTGTCCCATTAGTTGTCGGTGGTGTGAGTTCAACCATTCATCAGTATCAACAACCTCATATACGGGTGACAGGTTTGTTGCCAGATTGTTCTGCTCCTTATGTGAGCTCATCAGCTGCGCCCTATGGCATGGTGGGCCAGACTCCGACCATTGCCCCTTACACGGGCTCACCAGGCAGGTGGTATGGTTTTCCAGGAAGCCCTGTGGGTTTTACTGGGAACCGAAGCCCTGCTGGTTCCCGTCTGTACTCATCAGAACCATATTTGACAGCTGGTTATTATGATAGGCCAACTGCCTATGGTGGATATGATGTGCCACCTGAATCCCATCCATCTTACTATCCCCAGTAG